A region from the Vicia villosa cultivar HV-30 ecotype Madison, WI linkage group LG3, Vvil1.0, whole genome shotgun sequence genome encodes:
- the LOC131654875 gene encoding protein SMALL AUXIN UP-REGULATED RNA 51-like — translation MALTKSTKLPQTQLIKQILKRCSSLTKKQQQQQSYDDHRLNVPKGHFVVYVGENRSRYIVPISFLTRPEFQNLLHQAEEEFGFDHDMGLTIPCDQDAFESLTSMLR, via the coding sequence ATGGCTCTAACAAAATCAACTAAACTTCCTCAAACTCAACTCATCAAACAAATCCTTAAAAGATGTTCAAGCCTAaccaaaaaacaacaacaacaacaatcctaCGATGATCATCGTTTAAATGTTCCTAAAGGCCACTTTGTTGTCTATGTTGGTGAAAACCGAAGCAGGTACATTGTCCCTATTTCCTTCCTAACTAGACCAGAGTTTCAGAATCTTTTACATCAAGCTGAAGAAGAGTTCGGATTCGATCATGACATGGGTCTCACCATCCCTTGCGACCAAGATGCTTTTGAGTCTCTCACTTCCATGCTTAGATAG